One window from the genome of Paraneptunicella aestuarii encodes:
- a CDS encoding outer membrane beta-barrel protein, which translates to MIRQLWMASTIAVASFSAAANDEVIEKEDVVNNAQSCCQNRQGWYIGGQLGRSETRLDNSAVARQFDSAELYFDSLQTDNQDLGWSVFAGYQFNDFLGLETGYIDLGDRSVEFVGRYSDSDAYYDAVEHIYPQSTKGLSLGLVGSIPLSEQFHLSGKLRGLLGKGSYKTTEDSTREGQDNISDNALWYGLEANYQVSHQWQIYILYSHFKLSRDTNTMKGIGIRYYLS; encoded by the coding sequence ATGATAAGACAACTATGGATGGCATCGACTATTGCTGTGGCTTCTTTTTCTGCCGCTGCAAATGATGAGGTCATTGAAAAAGAAGACGTCGTCAACAACGCTCAGTCATGCTGTCAAAACCGCCAAGGCTGGTATATCGGCGGTCAGCTGGGTAGGTCTGAAACGAGGTTAGATAATAGTGCGGTCGCTCGACAGTTTGACAGTGCCGAACTGTATTTTGATTCACTTCAGACCGATAACCAGGACTTGGGCTGGTCGGTGTTTGCAGGTTATCAGTTCAACGATTTTCTAGGGCTGGAGACCGGATACATTGATCTGGGAGATCGCAGCGTTGAGTTTGTCGGCAGATATAGCGATTCTGATGCTTACTATGACGCAGTAGAGCATATTTACCCTCAGTCGACGAAAGGACTCAGCCTGGGGTTGGTTGGCTCTATTCCCCTGTCTGAGCAGTTTCATCTCTCAGGTAAACTGCGCGGGTTATTGGGAAAGGGTAGCTATAAGACAACTGAAGACAGCACAAGAGAAGGGCAGGATAACATCTCGGATAATGCGCTGTGGTATGGGCTGGAGGCTAATTATCAGGTCTCACACCAATGGCAAATATACATTCTTTACTCGCACTTTAAACTGAGTCGAGATACAAATACCATGAAGGGTATAGGTATTCGTTATTATCTGTCATAG
- a CDS encoding LysR family transcriptional regulator: MDLRALRYFIAVFETGSISAASKACFIAQPSISSSLQQLETSLGKALFVRHARGVMATEAGEQLYPVAKQLLGQANAIRDMFKQSGSKQPFKLGLTKGLGVARMSNLLKQFTTANENMELTLVPTDDVCDARIINKAELKDNELFFSMWQENFSLAIPVNHPLSLKKHITLQNLENMPFIQRTPCEAWDKLKTKLNEQGILLDIRAKIQTIEYAVGLVKAGVGCALIPDYSEIDSNEELVFRYIENVELTRHIGLAYEQESLFVTSFIQILENQAFNA, from the coding sequence ATGGATCTAAGAGCCTTGCGTTACTTTATCGCCGTGTTTGAAACAGGCAGCATCAGTGCCGCTTCAAAGGCCTGCTTTATTGCCCAACCATCCATTTCTTCATCATTACAACAATTGGAAACATCACTGGGAAAAGCGCTTTTTGTTCGACACGCTCGAGGCGTTATGGCAACCGAAGCTGGCGAGCAACTCTACCCGGTTGCCAAACAGTTGTTAGGGCAAGCGAATGCGATTCGAGATATGTTCAAGCAAAGTGGCAGCAAGCAACCCTTTAAGCTTGGTTTAACCAAAGGGCTCGGCGTGGCGAGAATGAGCAACCTGCTAAAACAATTCACAACCGCCAATGAAAATATGGAACTAACTCTGGTTCCAACCGATGATGTGTGCGATGCCAGAATCATCAATAAAGCAGAGCTGAAAGACAACGAACTGTTCTTTTCCATGTGGCAAGAGAACTTCAGCCTCGCCATCCCGGTGAATCATCCTCTAAGTTTGAAAAAACACATCACCTTGCAAAACCTGGAGAACATGCCTTTTATCCAAAGAACCCCTTGTGAAGCCTGGGACAAGCTCAAAACGAAACTGAATGAACAAGGCATTCTGCTCGACATACGCGCCAAAATTCAAACCATAGAATATGCAGTGGGATTGGTAAAAGCTGGCGTAGGTTGCGCACTAATCCCGGATTACAGCGAGATCGACAGCAACGAAGAACTGGTGTTTCGCTATATCGAAAATGTCGAACTGACACGCCATATCGGATTAGCCTACGAACAAGAATCCCTGTTTGTCACATCCTTTATTCAAATACTTGAGAATCAAGCGTTTAATGCGTGA
- a CDS encoding acyl-CoA dehydrogenase, which yields MAKRPEFDWQDPLSLDSVLSEEERMIRDSAHQYCQEKLQTRVLMANRNEVFDREIMNELGELGLLGCTLPEQYGCAGVNHVAYGLIAREVERVDSGYRSAMSVQSSLVMYPIYEYGNEEQRNKYLPKLASGEWVGCFGLTEPNSGSDPASMSTRAEKVDGGFRVTGSKMWITNSPIADVFVVWAKLEGKVRGFILEKGMEGLSAPKIEGKFSLRASITGEIVMDNVFVPDENLLPNVEGIKGPFGCLNKARYGIAWGALGAAEFCWHAARQYTLDREQFGRPLAATQLVQKKLADMQTEITIGLFACLQAGRMMDQGMLAPEAISIIKRNSCGKALDIARIARDMHGGNGIADEFHVIRHAMNLEAVNTYEGTHDVHALILGRAQTGIQAFSA from the coding sequence ATGGCTAAACGTCCTGAATTTGATTGGCAAGATCCTCTATCCCTTGATTCCGTTTTATCTGAAGAAGAACGCATGATCCGTGACAGTGCTCATCAGTATTGTCAGGAAAAGCTTCAAACTCGCGTATTAATGGCAAACCGCAACGAAGTGTTTGACCGCGAGATCATGAATGAATTGGGCGAGCTAGGTCTATTAGGTTGTACTTTACCTGAGCAGTACGGTTGCGCTGGCGTAAACCACGTTGCATACGGCTTGATTGCGCGTGAAGTTGAGCGTGTTGACTCTGGTTATCGTAGTGCCATGAGCGTGCAGTCTTCTTTGGTTATGTACCCGATTTATGAATACGGTAATGAAGAGCAACGCAACAAGTATCTGCCTAAATTGGCCTCTGGCGAATGGGTGGGTTGCTTTGGTTTGACTGAGCCAAATTCAGGTTCTGATCCTGCGAGCATGTCTACTCGTGCTGAAAAGGTTGACGGTGGCTTCCGTGTGACTGGTAGCAAAATGTGGATCACTAACTCTCCTATTGCCGACGTGTTCGTTGTATGGGCGAAACTGGAAGGCAAAGTGCGTGGTTTCATTTTAGAAAAAGGCATGGAAGGATTAAGTGCTCCGAAAATTGAAGGTAAATTCTCACTTCGTGCGTCTATTACAGGCGAAATCGTTATGGATAACGTGTTTGTGCCTGACGAAAACCTGTTGCCGAATGTTGAAGGTATTAAAGGGCCTTTCGGTTGCTTGAATAAAGCGCGTTACGGCATCGCGTGGGGCGCGTTAGGCGCAGCAGAATTCTGCTGGCACGCAGCACGTCAATATACGCTGGATCGTGAGCAATTTGGTCGTCCTTTGGCGGCAACTCAGTTGGTACAAAAGAAACTGGCTGACATGCAAACTGAAATCACTATCGGCTTGTTCGCTTGCTTACAAGCGGGTCGCATGATGGATCAAGGTATGTTGGCTCCAGAAGCGATTTCCATTATCAAGCGTAACTCTTGTGGTAAAGCCTTGGATATCGCTCGTATTGCTCGTGATATGCATGGTGGTAACGGTATTGCTGATGAATTCCATGTGATCCGTCACGCAATGAACCTGGAAGCAGTGAATACCTACGAAGGTACTCACGACGTTCACGCATTGATTTTAGGTCGTGCGCAAACAGGCATTCAGGCGTTTTCTGCTTAA
- a CDS encoding dehydrogenase E1 component subunit alpha/beta, with protein sequence MKDSNTRIDEQFIASVLAGDLPAIESLLTPQQAGLSDAEVVDLFETQVMSRHLDLQSRIMQKKGQSFYTIGSAGHEGNAAYAKAFRPDDMAFLHYRSGAFVIQRSKQVPGQTPLYDMLLSFAASSEDPVSGGRHKVLGSKDLFIPPQTSTIASHLPKAMGAAYSIGLASKLEANPVLQDDALIVCNFGDASANHSTAQGAINAAAWASFQSSPMPIVFICEDNGIGISTPTPNGWIRANFEHKPGLKYMACNGLDILDTYKTAAEAVEYARRTRKPVFLHCKTIRLLGHAGSDAEFVYRDLNTIAEIERKDPLLHTAGILIDNGIMTPQQVVDLYESVKGRIARIADYAGSRPRLTNAKQVLESLIPGKSPNPAPVPAVPRDRAELFKHEKHNIDKPQHLAKMINWALLDLMADNPNVVMCGEDIGRKGGVYNVTSRLVEKFGSSRVINTLLDEQSILGLAIGMAHNGILPIPEIQFLAYVHNAEDQIRGEASTLSFFSRGQYTNPMVIRIAGLAYQKGFGGHFHNDNSLAVFRDIPGIVVAVPSNGADAVEMLRECVRLAREEQRVVVFIEPIALYMTKDLLEEGDGLWTFPYVEPAKATPIKIGEIGVHGDGKDLAIVTYGNGNYLSRQVQNDLAQQGIKARVIDLRWLAPLNEEAILAAVADCQHILIVDECRKTGSISEALFTLLAENNHKLLANMAEIGRICAEDSFIPLGSASYTVLPSRDGILQTALNLVNKGQAASGAVNKEKEAANV encoded by the coding sequence ATGAAGGACAGCAATACTCGTATTGACGAACAGTTCATCGCATCTGTTCTTGCTGGTGATTTACCTGCCATCGAAAGCTTACTGACACCGCAGCAGGCAGGTTTGTCTGATGCTGAGGTCGTCGATTTATTTGAAACTCAGGTCATGAGTCGCCATCTGGATCTGCAAAGTCGTATCATGCAGAAAAAAGGCCAGAGCTTTTATACCATCGGTAGTGCTGGGCATGAAGGCAACGCCGCTTATGCCAAAGCGTTCCGCCCGGATGATATGGCATTTTTGCATTATCGCAGTGGTGCATTTGTGATCCAACGTAGCAAGCAAGTGCCAGGGCAAACGCCGCTTTACGATATGTTGCTGTCGTTTGCAGCTTCCTCAGAAGATCCGGTATCAGGTGGACGCCACAAGGTACTGGGTAGCAAAGATTTATTTATTCCCCCGCAAACCAGCACCATAGCTTCTCATTTGCCTAAAGCCATGGGTGCAGCATACAGCATTGGTCTGGCATCCAAGCTGGAAGCCAATCCTGTGTTGCAGGACGATGCCTTGATCGTGTGTAACTTTGGTGATGCATCCGCTAACCATTCCACGGCGCAAGGGGCTATTAACGCGGCGGCTTGGGCGTCGTTCCAGTCTTCTCCCATGCCGATAGTATTTATCTGTGAAGATAATGGTATCGGTATTTCTACACCCACGCCGAACGGTTGGATACGCGCTAATTTCGAGCATAAACCCGGTTTGAAATACATGGCTTGTAACGGCCTGGATATTTTGGATACCTATAAAACGGCGGCAGAAGCGGTTGAGTACGCGCGTCGCACTCGTAAGCCGGTGTTTTTGCATTGCAAAACCATTCGTTTACTTGGACATGCGGGCTCTGATGCCGAGTTTGTGTACCGCGATTTAAATACTATTGCGGAAATTGAACGCAAAGATCCACTGCTGCATACGGCGGGTATTCTTATTGATAACGGCATTATGACGCCTCAACAAGTGGTTGATTTATATGAATCAGTAAAAGGACGTATAGCCCGAATTGCAGATTATGCCGGAAGCCGCCCTCGTTTAACCAATGCCAAACAAGTGCTGGAAAGCTTGATACCTGGAAAATCTCCGAATCCAGCCCCGGTTCCTGCTGTTCCTAGAGACAGAGCCGAACTGTTTAAGCATGAAAAACACAATATTGATAAACCTCAACACCTTGCCAAAATGATTAACTGGGCATTGCTGGATTTAATGGCAGACAATCCAAATGTGGTGATGTGTGGCGAAGACATTGGTCGTAAAGGCGGTGTGTATAACGTCACTAGCCGTTTGGTGGAGAAGTTTGGTAGTTCTCGCGTTATTAATACGCTATTGGATGAACAATCCATTTTGGGCTTAGCCATTGGTATGGCGCATAACGGCATTCTGCCTATTCCTGAAATTCAGTTTTTGGCGTATGTCCATAATGCTGAAGACCAGATTCGTGGTGAAGCGTCTACCTTGTCGTTCTTTTCAAGAGGCCAGTACACCAACCCTATGGTGATCCGTATCGCTGGCTTGGCTTACCAAAAAGGCTTTGGTGGGCATTTCCATAATGATAATTCATTGGCGGTATTTAGAGACATTCCCGGCATTGTTGTTGCCGTTCCATCCAATGGTGCTGATGCAGTAGAAATGCTGCGCGAATGCGTGCGCTTGGCGCGTGAAGAACAGCGCGTGGTGGTGTTCATTGAACCTATTGCTTTGTATATGACCAAGGATTTGTTGGAAGAAGGCGACGGTTTATGGACGTTTCCATATGTTGAGCCAGCCAAGGCAACGCCTATCAAGATTGGGGAAATCGGTGTTCATGGTGATGGCAAAGATTTAGCGATTGTTACCTATGGTAACGGCAACTACCTGTCGAGACAGGTTCAGAACGATTTAGCGCAACAAGGCATAAAAGCGCGAGTTATTGATTTGCGCTGGCTAGCGCCTTTAAACGAAGAGGCTATTTTGGCAGCCGTGGCGGATTGCCAACACATTCTTATCGTTGATGAATGCCGTAAAACCGGTTCTATCAGCGAAGCCCTGTTTACCTTATTGGCAGAAAATAACCATAAACTGTTGGCAAATATGGCAGAAATTGGTCGTATCTGCGCTGAAGATTCATTTATTCCATTAGGCTCTGCCTCATACACTGTTTTACCGTCTCGGGATGGTATTTTGCAAACGGCATTAAATCTGGTGAATAAAGGGCAAGCTGCATCCGGTGCAGTGAACAAGGAGAAGGAGGCGGCTAATGTCTAA
- a CDS encoding ACP S-malonyltransferase, which yields MSNSTGNNKKQTALVVCPGRGTYNKDELGYLHRYHADKLHILDAIDTERAGNVQVSVRELDSMPAYNLRQHTAGENAASLIYACSKADFMAIDREKYDIVAVTGNSMGWYIALAVAQALNEANSAKLINTMGSMMAGGTIGGQSIYPIVDENWMVSEGMVAQVQQAIADINKEPEAALYESIRLGGYMVFGGNEKALKMLEQALPKLEDRYPMRLYNHAAFHTPLLDEIAVKAQQLLPASMFQKPALPLIDGKGNIWQPHSTDVSKLHDYTLGEQVNRTYDFTKAIEVSIKEFAPDKIIVLGPGATLGGSIAQTLIMNNWHDLTDKADFIACQKEDPLLLAMGMEKQRELVV from the coding sequence ATGTCTAATTCTACTGGTAATAACAAAAAACAAACTGCATTAGTGGTTTGCCCAGGGCGCGGCACATACAACAAAGACGAGCTTGGCTATTTGCATCGTTATCATGCCGACAAATTACATATTCTTGACGCCATTGACACTGAACGTGCTGGTAATGTTCAGGTTTCTGTTCGTGAACTGGATAGTATGCCTGCTTACAATCTTCGCCAGCATACCGCTGGAGAAAATGCGGCTTCGTTGATTTATGCCTGCTCTAAAGCTGACTTTATGGCAATTGATCGAGAAAAATACGACATTGTCGCGGTAACAGGTAATTCCATGGGCTGGTATATTGCCTTGGCAGTGGCGCAAGCCTTGAATGAAGCGAATTCGGCGAAGCTAATCAATACCATGGGTTCCATGATGGCGGGCGGTACGATTGGTGGGCAGAGTATCTATCCCATTGTCGATGAAAACTGGATGGTGTCTGAAGGTATGGTTGCTCAAGTGCAACAGGCCATTGCTGACATTAATAAAGAGCCAGAAGCTGCGTTATATGAGTCCATCCGTTTAGGCGGTTATATGGTGTTCGGTGGTAACGAGAAAGCACTGAAAATGTTGGAGCAAGCGTTGCCAAAATTGGAAGATCGCTATCCAATGCGCTTGTATAACCATGCGGCTTTTCATACGCCGTTGCTGGATGAGATTGCGGTTAAAGCTCAGCAGTTGTTGCCTGCGTCCATGTTTCAGAAACCTGCCTTGCCCCTGATTGATGGTAAGGGGAATATTTGGCAGCCGCACAGTACCGATGTAAGCAAACTGCATGATTATACTTTGGGTGAACAGGTGAATCGGACTTACGATTTCACTAAAGCCATTGAGGTTTCAATTAAGGAATTCGCTCCCGATAAGATCATTGTGTTAGGCCCAGGGGCTACGTTGGGCGGTTCAATTGCACAAACACTTATCATGAATAACTGGCATGACTTAACGGACAAAGCAGATTTTATCGCTTGCCAGAAAGAAGACCCTCTGCTGCTTGCCATGGGAATGGAGAAGCAAAGAGAGCTGGTTGTTTAG
- the mltC gene encoding membrane-bound lytic murein transglycosylase MltC, producing MILAKSLTKSLTGKLLCYLCIAAIALLVLNACTTTDRRMLAQAAKGRNVEQAAESFARQKKHQYQNDPTALVRDVQNLTVLFEQLRGNAGKVWGEKNVNLPSRKKYVKYTDHYRSRALVDFDSGSITVETLNGKAPDSQLKQAIVTTLLTTDDPAETDIFTDTPPNFSGQPYLYGQVLDQEGKAIRYEWRAKRFAEYLIKHHQQRSETSKGTRYSVTFPMVQNHHQLRKQKYSEYVLESSAKYQVPPALIYAIIETESSFNPFAVSPANAYGLMQVVPKTAGKDVYTRIKKRNDQPTRSVLFRPQDNIDIGTAYLHILDDIYLDDLNNHQSREYAVISAYNGGAGNVFKTFSNNRKHAPSVINGLSSSQVYWRLTQKHPRAESRRYLEKVMQYQEKYR from the coding sequence ATGATTCTGGCCAAAAGCCTGACTAAATCCCTCACTGGAAAACTATTGTGTTATTTGTGCATTGCGGCAATAGCATTACTGGTTTTGAATGCCTGTACTACAACCGACCGACGCATGTTAGCGCAGGCTGCAAAAGGTCGAAATGTAGAACAGGCTGCTGAAAGTTTTGCTCGCCAGAAAAAGCATCAATATCAAAATGACCCGACTGCACTTGTGCGAGATGTTCAAAACCTGACAGTATTATTTGAGCAGCTACGAGGTAATGCGGGAAAAGTCTGGGGAGAAAAGAATGTTAACTTACCCTCTCGTAAGAAGTATGTGAAATACACGGATCACTACCGCTCTCGCGCATTAGTCGACTTTGATTCAGGCAGCATCACTGTTGAAACCTTGAATGGTAAAGCGCCTGATAGCCAGTTAAAGCAAGCCATTGTGACCACATTACTGACAACCGATGACCCCGCCGAAACCGATATTTTTACGGACACACCACCTAATTTTTCAGGTCAGCCCTATCTTTACGGGCAGGTTCTGGATCAAGAGGGGAAGGCGATTCGCTATGAATGGCGCGCCAAGCGTTTTGCTGAGTATCTGATAAAACACCACCAGCAACGCAGTGAGACAAGTAAAGGCACTCGATATTCCGTCACTTTCCCGATGGTGCAGAACCATCATCAACTAAGAAAACAGAAATATTCCGAGTATGTGCTGGAATCTTCTGCCAAATATCAGGTTCCTCCTGCGCTGATATACGCCATTATTGAAACCGAGAGTAGTTTTAATCCGTTCGCTGTGAGCCCTGCTAATGCCTATGGGCTGATGCAGGTTGTACCCAAAACCGCTGGCAAGGATGTTTATACGCGTATTAAGAAACGCAATGACCAACCCACTCGTTCAGTGTTGTTTCGTCCGCAGGACAACATCGATATTGGAACGGCTTATTTGCACATTCTTGATGATATTTATCTGGATGATTTAAACAATCATCAGAGCAGGGAATATGCGGTTATTTCAGCTTACAACGGTGGTGCGGGAAATGTGTTTAAAACCTTCTCGAATAATCGTAAGCATGCGCCATCGGTGATTAATGGTTTATCTTCAAGTCAGGTATATTGGCGCTTGACTCAAAAACACCCCCGAGCCGAATCGCGTCGTTATCTGGAAAAGGTCATGCAATATCAGGAAAAATATCGTTAA
- a CDS encoding ECF-type sigma factor produces MTGNATNLLIRWQNGDQQALELLTELLYTQLKSIARYHLGKERHDHTLQATELLHIAFEKLMGLDDVDLKSKAHFLAIGSNIMRRILVDHARTKLTQKRHTASSNLKNNVDISGEYTNILHIDQLMTQLGEIDERQSKLAELFYFGGLSHEEAAETLGISVRTVQRELQMARA; encoded by the coding sequence ATGACAGGCAATGCGACAAATCTGCTAATACGCTGGCAAAATGGCGATCAACAAGCACTGGAACTGCTGACCGAGCTGTTATATACACAGCTAAAAAGCATTGCTCGCTATCATTTGGGAAAAGAGCGCCACGACCATACACTGCAAGCCACCGAACTCTTGCATATTGCGTTCGAAAAGTTGATGGGCCTGGACGACGTGGATCTCAAAAGTAAAGCGCATTTTCTCGCCATTGGCTCAAATATCATGCGACGGATCCTGGTCGATCACGCACGAACCAAGTTGACCCAGAAACGACACACAGCCTCATCAAATCTGAAAAACAATGTGGACATATCCGGTGAATACACCAATATCCTACACATCGACCAGCTAATGACACAGCTGGGCGAAATAGACGAGCGTCAAAGTAAGCTTGCGGAATTATTCTACTTTGGCGGACTCAGTCATGAAGAAGCAGCAGAAACGCTGGGCATTTCAGTGCGCACGGTTCAACGAGAATTGCAAATGGCACGAGCCTAG
- a CDS encoding protein kinase domain-containing protein, whose protein sequence is MNSTTDIKRLQFVFEKVMQVEESSRQTFVENECDGNPACIQKVMKMVSFAISNQDLILDTVSKVANEIGQEASLVGTHIDKFKLTQRLGHGGMGDVYLAERSDHEFQQKVAIKIIRDGLHHQSVHTFFQRERQILADLNHPNICHLLDGGTTSDGMLYFVMEFIEGITITEYCQNNNLSLQERLSLFITICHAVQSAHQKLIIHCDIKPDNILVTQEGILKLLDFGIANLTTTETVADWKQQHIAISYSYASPEAMAQIPPSTESDVFSLGILLFELAVQQHPNHLSEETLTTLKKYRHQKPTKPLLNRIQQGLSDASAHITSPQLRAIFSKATHIDPLLRYQTVNELKTDIERYLAKYPVLATSTTLLTRFCLWVRRQMWLAGALLSILALSVLWGYREVNLRQTAETESLKYQKTTQFIVNLFKKADPNYSQGRQYSVKELLDNGREELNKQPSLNPVLDISIKLTIAKAYEALGEYTVADELYKELLSQEQKAESPNWENVAEIYSMLGDNARKNSQFEISRQWQNQALDSLTHIHSNTQSHSKVYNNYGVLELNTSNYVSAQKWFDLADQSAAEFADALQERLIVIRHNQAMTSGELGMLQKAIAQYKEVLKIKEQLFGKVHPRYITTLGNLVHIYLDNNAPETESSINELTNLVTTIYQPDNKNVLWVKSRQAAFLVKNGKYSQAEEIYQNIIQQEYAVRGSTLNYARHSNDLASLYLEIEHYEQAWPLLELSLDIRTRNLPENHWDLGESRINLAHMLIHQNQYQKADIILQQVSDNYAKESNKNGLIATLHMQTHLALITKNIVSAKQHIAQSAVHLNASQMPANSPIRIEQLKYEAMLAYVMNDYLKAQKAAQQALTMTRKLAFYSPLNSARLTLINNDISLMLGADASLVAASISNARAILLTTLPTDSASIRYADDLLNNPHRPHSLTSLLVQLP, encoded by the coding sequence ATGAATTCCACGACTGATATTAAACGTCTTCAGTTTGTATTTGAGAAAGTCATGCAAGTTGAAGAATCGTCACGCCAGACTTTTGTAGAAAATGAATGTGATGGCAATCCAGCCTGTATTCAAAAAGTCATGAAGATGGTTTCATTTGCCATCAGCAATCAAGATCTTATCCTCGATACTGTCAGTAAAGTCGCTAATGAAATAGGCCAGGAAGCCTCGTTAGTGGGTACACACATTGACAAATTCAAACTGACCCAACGCCTTGGTCATGGTGGTATGGGTGATGTCTATCTTGCAGAGCGAAGCGACCATGAGTTTCAGCAAAAAGTCGCCATCAAAATTATTCGCGATGGCTTACACCATCAATCTGTACACACGTTTTTTCAAAGAGAAAGACAAATTCTGGCCGACCTCAATCATCCCAATATCTGCCACCTGCTCGATGGCGGAACCACATCGGATGGAATGCTCTATTTCGTCATGGAATTCATTGAAGGCATTACCATTACGGAATACTGCCAGAACAACAATCTTAGCCTCCAGGAACGGTTGTCGCTGTTTATTACCATCTGCCACGCTGTGCAATCAGCCCATCAAAAACTAATCATACATTGTGATATCAAGCCCGATAATATCCTGGTTACACAGGAAGGCATCCTCAAATTACTCGATTTTGGTATCGCGAATCTAACCACCACCGAAACCGTGGCCGACTGGAAACAGCAACACATAGCAATCAGCTATTCCTATGCCAGCCCGGAAGCCATGGCTCAAATACCTCCCAGTACCGAAAGCGATGTCTTTTCACTGGGCATATTATTATTTGAATTGGCAGTTCAGCAGCACCCTAACCATCTGTCAGAAGAAACCCTGACAACTCTGAAAAAATATCGCCACCAGAAGCCAACCAAGCCATTACTTAATCGAATTCAACAGGGTTTGAGTGATGCCTCAGCACACATTACATCACCACAATTACGTGCCATTTTTAGTAAAGCAACCCACATCGACCCATTGTTGCGTTATCAAACCGTCAATGAATTGAAAACCGACATTGAACGATATTTGGCGAAATACCCTGTACTCGCCACATCTACAACCCTGTTAACCCGATTTTGTCTCTGGGTACGACGCCAAATGTGGTTAGCTGGAGCATTATTGTCCATTTTGGCGTTATCGGTTCTTTGGGGATATCGGGAAGTGAATCTTCGACAAACCGCAGAAACCGAAAGTTTGAAATACCAAAAGACCACTCAGTTTATTGTGAATCTATTCAAAAAAGCTGACCCTAACTACAGTCAGGGGAGGCAATATAGCGTTAAAGAATTACTGGATAATGGTAGAGAGGAACTCAACAAACAACCCTCCCTTAATCCGGTTCTGGATATCTCCATCAAGCTCACAATAGCCAAGGCCTATGAAGCGCTCGGGGAATATACGGTTGCGGATGAACTGTATAAGGAACTACTCTCTCAGGAGCAGAAAGCCGAATCCCCCAATTGGGAAAATGTCGCTGAAATATATAGTATGCTTGGTGACAACGCTCGCAAAAATTCACAGTTTGAAATTTCGCGACAATGGCAAAACCAAGCCCTCGACAGTCTGACTCACATTCACAGCAATACTCAAAGCCACTCCAAGGTTTATAACAATTATGGTGTTCTGGAATTGAATACCTCAAACTATGTGTCGGCACAAAAATGGTTTGATCTGGCTGATCAGTCTGCCGCTGAATTTGCAGACGCCCTACAGGAAAGGCTGATTGTTATCAGACACAATCAGGCCATGACATCGGGTGAGTTAGGAATGTTGCAAAAAGCGATAGCTCAATATAAGGAAGTGTTAAAAATAAAAGAACAACTGTTTGGAAAGGTACACCCGCGATATATCACCACCTTGGGCAATCTGGTGCATATCTATTTGGACAACAACGCTCCGGAAACAGAATCCAGTATCAATGAACTGACAAATCTGGTGACAACCATTTATCAACCCGACAATAAAAACGTCCTTTGGGTAAAAAGTCGTCAGGCGGCCTTTCTGGTAAAAAACGGCAAATATAGCCAGGCAGAAGAAATCTATCAGAATATCATTCAACAGGAATATGCTGTCAGAGGTTCAACACTCAATTACGCGCGACACAGCAACGACCTGGCCAGTCTCTATTTGGAGATTGAGCATTATGAGCAAGCCTGGCCACTCCTTGAACTCAGCCTTGATATTCGAACGCGAAACTTGCCAGAAAATCATTGGGATCTTGGAGAGTCACGAATCAATCTGGCTCATATGCTTATTCACCAGAACCAATACCAGAAAGCCGACATAATATTGCAACAAGTATCAGACAACTACGCGAAAGAAAGCAATAAAAATGGGTTGATCGCCACTTTACACATGCAAACTCACCTTGCACTGATAACCAAAAACATCGTATCGGCCAAACAACATATCGCTCAAAGCGCAGTACACCTGAATGCATCTCAAATGCCTGCCAATAGCCCAATACGAATAGAACAATTGAAATATGAAGCCATGCTTGCCTATGTAATGAACGATTACCTGAAAGCACAAAAGGCCGCTCAACAAGCCTTGACCATGACCCGTAAATTAGCCTTTTATTCGCCACTAAACAGCGCAAGATTAACTCTTATCAACAACGATATTTCGCTCATGTTAGGCGCGGATGCCTCTCTTGTGGCAGCTAGCATCTCAAATGCCCGTGCAATCTTGCTGACAACATTACCAACAGACTCAGCCAGTATCCGTTATGCTGACGACTTGTTAAATAATCCACACCGCCCCCACTCACTGACTTCATTGTTAGTACAACTTCCCTGA